A portion of the Cellulophaga algicola DSM 14237 genome contains these proteins:
- a CDS encoding glycoside hydrolase family 36 protein, which produces MNVDSIEAAIEAMEIIGDDAMVSSSVQKISSEKGLDIYEFEVKCGEKHFPKPITLKWKIPGINVKGVWKPTTDFAKRIQADWELDHMESRISIDAPVISLFGHKDENIITFACSNAINKLQMNARIREEDNYFYCHITFFSEEEQALESFKAQVRIDTRNTLFSEAIKQVSAWWETFENLKPASVPAIAKMPLYSTWYQFHQNLDLELLLEECKLASDLGYKAIIIDDGWQTFDTNRGYDYTGDWRPDRIPNMAEYIAKIQATGLKAALWYSVPFCGPKSEAFKRFKGKFLTEDHRWAPVFDPRYPEVREYLITIYANAVKEWNLDGLKLDFIDDFRLYESTPLGLGNGRDFASINDAVDKLMTDVMHNLQAINPDIFIEFRQKYVGPAMRKFGNMLRAFDCPGDATMNRIRIADIRLLAGNTAVHSDMVTWHDKEPVEVAALQLINTLFGVPQLSMFISKVSVAHRKMIAFYTAYWNRNADVLMNGEFTPSNPLGNYTTQKVTKDKSIIIGVYDNLITTISNSYEHIHLHNGKMSTNIALKATTNLGMYEYIVFDCMGNEVSKAALTINAVIVEISVPSCGIIQLIKK; this is translated from the coding sequence ATGAATGTTGATAGTATTGAAGCTGCTATAGAAGCTATGGAAATAATTGGAGATGATGCAATGGTGTCTTCTTCCGTCCAGAAAATTAGTTCAGAAAAAGGATTAGATATTTATGAGTTTGAGGTAAAGTGTGGTGAAAAACATTTTCCAAAACCAATTACGCTCAAATGGAAAATTCCTGGAATAAATGTAAAAGGGGTTTGGAAACCTACTACAGATTTTGCTAAGAGGATACAGGCAGATTGGGAGTTAGATCATATGGAATCTAGAATCTCAATTGATGCTCCAGTAATTAGCTTATTTGGTCATAAGGATGAAAATATCATCACTTTTGCCTGTTCAAATGCAATCAATAAGTTGCAAATGAATGCGCGTATTAGAGAAGAGGATAATTATTTTTATTGCCATATAACCTTCTTTTCAGAAGAAGAACAAGCCTTAGAAAGTTTTAAAGCTCAGGTTAGAATAGATACCAGAAATACACTTTTTTCAGAGGCTATAAAGCAGGTTTCAGCTTGGTGGGAAACTTTTGAAAATCTAAAGCCAGCATCGGTACCGGCAATTGCAAAAATGCCACTATATTCTACGTGGTATCAATTTCATCAAAATTTAGATTTAGAATTACTTTTAGAAGAATGCAAGTTAGCTAGTGATTTGGGATATAAGGCAATAATTATTGATGATGGTTGGCAGACTTTCGATACGAATAGAGGGTATGATTATACCGGAGATTGGAGACCAGACCGTATTCCTAATATGGCAGAATATATTGCAAAAATTCAGGCAACAGGGCTGAAAGCAGCTTTGTGGTATTCCGTTCCTTTTTGTGGTCCAAAATCAGAAGCTTTCAAAAGATTTAAAGGTAAATTTTTGACCGAAGATCATAGGTGGGCTCCTGTATTTGATCCAAGATACCCAGAAGTAAGGGAGTATTTAATTACCATTTATGCTAATGCAGTTAAAGAGTGGAATCTTGATGGATTGAAGTTAGATTTTATTGATGATTTTCGTTTGTATGAAAGTACACCTCTAGGTTTAGGTAATGGTCGAGATTTTGCATCTATTAATGATGCTGTAGATAAATTGATGACCGATGTTATGCACAATTTACAAGCGATAAATCCAGATATTTTCATAGAATTTAGACAAAAATATGTTGGTCCTGCGATGCGTAAATTTGGGAACATGCTTCGCGCTTTTGATTGTCCAGGAGATGCTACCATGAATAGAATCCGTATTGCAGATATTAGACTGTTAGCAGGGAACACTGCGGTACATTCAGATATGGTTACTTGGCATGATAAAGAACCTGTTGAGGTTGCAGCTTTGCAATTGATAAATACTCTTTTTGGAGTACCGCAACTTTCAATGTTTATTTCTAAAGTATCTGTTGCACATAGAAAAATGATTGCGTTTTATACTGCATACTGGAATAGAAATGCCGATGTGTTAATGAATGGAGAGTTTACCCCCTCTAATCCTTTAGGTAATTACACTACTCAAAAAGTCACTAAAGATAAAAGTATCATTATAGGAGTTTATGATAATTTAATTACAACTATTTCAAATTCTTATGAGCACATTCATTTGCATAATGGAAAAATGAGTACAAATATTGCCTTGAAAGCAACTACAAACTTAGGTATGTATGAATATATCGTTTTTGATTGTATGGGCAATGAAGTCTCTAAAGCAGCATTAACTATAAATGCTGTAATTGTTGAAATAAGCGTACCTTCTTGTGGTATTATTCAGTTAATCAAAAAATAA